The following proteins are encoded in a genomic region of Gossypium hirsutum isolate 1008001.06 chromosome D05, Gossypium_hirsutum_v2.1, whole genome shotgun sequence:
- the LOC121216868 gene encoding uncharacterized protein: protein MEYVEPVLGIANCLGTPAYKYLLYHRKLNDCVRNFKRMRDELNCKMEYIELQLKAELLRPLGKIPKKGVENWLKTVKEMIREAQVVENKVSNGRYLCRTCNGKLVDETTREMKEFLDNAPNASEGLAMDGPSAGLLLPTSELVGEEAVRNEIWACLMQEEVSKSGVWGWA from the coding sequence ATGGAGTACGTAGAGCCTGTTCTTGGCATTGCAAATTGTCTCGGAACTCCGGCTTATAAATACTTGCTGTATCACAGAAAGCTCAATGATTGTGTGAGAAACTTCAAGAGGATGAGAGATGAGTTGAATTGCAAAATGGAATATATAGAGTTGCAATTGAAAGCAGAGCTTCTTCGTCCTCTGGGGAAGATACCGAAGAAGGGAGTTGAAAATTGGTTGAAAACTGTGAAAGAGATGATTAGGGAAGCACAAGTTGTTGAAAACAAAGTCAGTAACGGGAGATATCTCTGTCGTACTTGCAACGGGAAGCTGGTTGATGAAACGACTCGAgaaatgaaggaatttcttgataaCGCTCCTAATGCCTCTGAAGGTCTTGCAATGGATGGTCCAAGTGCTGGGTTGCTACTGCCAACATCAGAACTAGTTGGAGAAGAAGCTGTCAGAAATGAGATTTGGGCATGTTTGATGCAGGAGGAGGTGAGCAAGAGTGGGGTTTGGGGATGGGcataa